The Micromonospora sp. WMMD961 genome has a segment encoding these proteins:
- a CDS encoding glycosyl hydrolase family 28-related protein: MFRTIMPARGRPGRPAATAAALAAGLTLLVVTPTMAVAGPTVSPGATPVVTRAALDPALVAGRGANVGFVEQEAENARTNGEIIGPDRSAYTLPAEASGRRAVRLTPGEYVEFVLPSAANGITVRYSIPDAPQGGGITAPLRVAVNGKHLRTMTLTSQYSWLYNQYPFSNDPQAGLLHPDWWITECQCVPAATTPYPSISTPFRPTHFYDEQRLLLGRTYRAGDRIRLTAPPGTAAAWTVIDLLDSELVAPPRIRLLAANVLAFGADPTGRRDSADALDKAIAFARRTHLKVYIPPGTYQVNRHVIVDDVTIEGAGNWHTVIKGREVALPTPAPDGSVHTGVGFYGRDAADGGSRNVHLSGFAIEGDVRERIDTDQVNAIGGAMSDSTIDGLYLHHTKVGVWFDGPMRNVRITNNIIVDQIADALNFHTGVTDSVVAHNFVRNTGDDGLAMWSEKTANARNTFDHNTVQSPTLANGIAIYGGTDTTVSHNLVADPVREGSGIHAGSRFGAEPFTGHLRITNNTTARAGTYELNWNIGLGAIWIFALDRSIDANIQVTGDAYLDSTYNAIMLVSDWPVKDLYSITNVQFRDIRVDGTGTSVVSARTAGSASFANVDARNVGAVGVNNCGSFHFTPAGSEFTVTDLGGNDGGWLAPWLLPNTITCDDRPPVSPPPPPAQW, translated from the coding sequence ATGTTTCGGACCATCATGCCGGCGCGGGGACGCCCCGGCCGTCCGGCCGCCACCGCAGCCGCGCTCGCGGCCGGCCTCACCCTGCTGGTCGTCACACCCACCATGGCCGTCGCCGGCCCGACCGTCTCGCCCGGCGCAACGCCCGTCGTCACCCGGGCCGCCCTCGACCCGGCATTGGTCGCCGGGCGTGGCGCGAACGTCGGCTTCGTCGAGCAGGAAGCCGAGAACGCCCGCACCAACGGCGAGATCATCGGCCCCGACCGGTCCGCCTACACGCTGCCCGCGGAAGCCTCCGGCCGCCGGGCGGTCCGGCTCACCCCCGGGGAGTACGTGGAGTTCGTCCTGCCCAGCGCGGCCAACGGGATCACCGTGCGGTACAGCATCCCGGACGCGCCGCAGGGCGGCGGGATCACCGCGCCGCTACGGGTCGCCGTGAACGGTAAGCACCTGCGCACCATGACGCTCACGTCGCAGTACTCGTGGCTCTACAACCAGTACCCGTTCTCCAACGACCCGCAGGCCGGCCTGCTGCACCCGGACTGGTGGATCACCGAGTGCCAGTGCGTGCCGGCGGCCACCACGCCGTACCCGAGCATCAGCACGCCGTTTAGGCCCACCCACTTCTACGACGAGCAGCGACTCCTGCTCGGACGCACCTACCGGGCCGGCGACAGGATCCGGCTCACCGCGCCACCCGGCACCGCCGCCGCCTGGACGGTCATCGACCTGCTCGACTCCGAACTGGTCGCCCCACCGCGTATCCGGCTGCTCGCGGCGAACGTGCTGGCCTTCGGGGCCGACCCGACCGGCCGACGGGACTCCGCCGACGCCCTGGACAAGGCCATCGCCTTCGCCCGGCGCACCCACCTCAAGGTCTACATCCCGCCCGGCACCTACCAGGTCAACCGGCACGTCATCGTCGACGACGTGACCATCGAGGGCGCCGGCAACTGGCACACCGTCATCAAGGGCCGCGAGGTCGCCCTGCCCACGCCCGCCCCGGACGGCTCGGTGCACACCGGCGTCGGGTTCTACGGCCGGGACGCCGCCGACGGCGGCAGCCGCAACGTCCACCTCTCCGGCTTCGCCATCGAGGGCGACGTCCGGGAGCGCATCGACACCGACCAGGTCAACGCCATCGGCGGCGCGATGAGTGACTCGACCATCGACGGGCTCTACCTGCACCACACGAAGGTGGGTGTGTGGTTCGACGGGCCGATGCGCAACGTCCGGATCACCAACAACATCATCGTCGACCAGATCGCCGACGCGCTCAACTTCCACACCGGAGTGACCGATTCCGTGGTGGCACACAACTTCGTCCGCAACACCGGCGACGACGGCCTGGCGATGTGGTCGGAGAAGACGGCGAACGCGCGCAACACCTTCGACCACAACACCGTGCAGTCGCCGACCCTGGCCAACGGCATCGCCATCTACGGCGGCACCGACACCACCGTCTCGCACAACCTGGTCGCCGACCCGGTCCGCGAGGGCAGCGGCATCCACGCCGGTTCCCGCTTCGGCGCGGAACCGTTCACCGGGCACCTGCGGATCACCAACAACACCACCGCCCGCGCCGGCACGTACGAGCTGAACTGGAACATCGGACTGGGCGCGATCTGGATCTTCGCGCTGGACCGCAGCATCGACGCGAACATCCAGGTGACCGGCGACGCGTACCTCGACAGCACGTACAACGCGATCATGTTGGTCAGTGACTGGCCGGTGAAGGACCTCTACTCGATCACCAACGTGCAGTTCCGGGACATCCGGGTCGACGGCACCGGCACCTCGGTGGTCAGTGCCCGCACGGCCGGGTCCGCCTCGTTCGCCAACGTGGACGCCCGCAACGTCGGCGCGGTCGGCGTCAACAACTGCGGTTCGTTCCACTTCACCCCGGCCGGTTCCGAGTTCACAGTGACCGACCTCGGCGGCAACGACGGCGGTTGGCTCGCACCGTGGCTGCTGCCCAACACCATCACCTGCGACGACCGGCCACCCGTGTCGCCGCCCCCGCCTCCGGCCCAGTGGTGA
- a CDS encoding NYN domain-containing protein, whose amino-acid sequence MDQEDRIALFLDYENLALGARDHRGGADFDFRPIADALAERGRVVVRRAYADWSYFDEDRRMLTRSHVELIEIPQRMGASRKNAADIKMAVDAIELAFERDYISTFVICSGDSDFTPLVHKLRELNKRVIGVGVEGSTSALLPPACDEFLYYDRLEGLDIPPTRSQRARPSRQASADQRPPEPEPEVDRRPAGEEPGRDVDTLAVLVAQTVAGLQGSANGEVTASRLKRTLLRKDPTFSESDYGFRTFGELLRHLAERTVIELAEGPAKGDPEVSLPEHGDREVAFGLLRGVVAELGSGGNPVALSGLKNQVRRARPDFSEKKLGYRSFLQFCKAAATVGAVDLRWSPEADDYLLTTQT is encoded by the coding sequence GTGGATCAAGAAGACCGGATCGCCCTGTTCCTCGACTACGAGAACCTCGCGCTGGGCGCGCGCGACCACCGTGGCGGCGCGGACTTCGACTTCCGGCCCATCGCCGACGCGCTGGCCGAACGAGGTCGGGTGGTGGTCCGTAGGGCGTACGCCGACTGGTCGTACTTCGACGAGGACCGTCGGATGCTCACCCGGTCGCACGTCGAGCTGATCGAGATCCCGCAACGGATGGGCGCGTCCCGAAAGAACGCCGCGGACATCAAGATGGCCGTCGACGCGATCGAGTTGGCGTTCGAGCGCGACTACATCTCCACCTTCGTGATCTGCAGTGGGGACAGCGACTTCACGCCGCTGGTCCACAAGCTGCGCGAGCTGAACAAGCGGGTCATCGGCGTCGGGGTCGAGGGGTCCACGTCGGCGCTGCTCCCGCCGGCCTGCGACGAGTTCCTCTACTACGACCGGCTGGAGGGTCTGGACATCCCGCCGACCCGCAGCCAGCGGGCCCGTCCCTCCCGGCAGGCCAGCGCGGACCAGCGCCCGCCCGAGCCCGAGCCCGAGGTGGACCGCCGTCCCGCCGGTGAGGAGCCCGGCCGGGACGTGGACACGCTCGCCGTGCTCGTCGCCCAGACGGTGGCCGGGTTGCAGGGCAGCGCCAACGGCGAGGTCACCGCGTCCCGGCTCAAGCGCACCCTGCTCCGTAAGGACCCGACGTTCAGCGAGTCCGACTACGGCTTCCGCACCTTCGGCGAACTGCTGCGCCACCTCGCCGAGCGCACCGTGATCGAGTTGGCCGAGGGGCCGGCGAAGGGCGACCCCGAGGTCTCGCTGCCCGAGCACGGCGACCGGGAGGTGGCGTTCGGTCTGCTCCGGGGCGTCGTGGCGGAACTGGGTAGTGGCGGTAACCCGGTGGCGTTGTCCGGGCTGAAGAACCAGGTGCGCCGGGCCCGCCCGGACTTCAGTGAGAAGAAGCTCGGCTATCGCAGCTTCCTGCAGTTCTGCAAGGCCGCCGCCACGGTTGGCGCGGTCGACCTGCGCTGGAGCCCGGAAGCCGACGACTACCTCCTGACCACGCAGACCTGA
- a CDS encoding acyltransferase: protein MRARVDHLDGIRGIAILAVCAVHWIGQRFPAFEGGYIGVDLFFVLSGFIITTLLVKRVPPYGRFLRNRVRRLYPPLVGTLVGITALAWLLPDSALSPETSLRHALVAAVQASSLWITLVGTPIDPFSMTWSLSVEWYFYLLWPLAVLRLRRMPAARAAHLALLAAGALYLVAAVQPAWWFYYGPLAHTGELLVGAAIAFPLARGSIPRLRTGGRPALVAAFTFVALWTVFGSDPYSPAYRLVALPLTVGCAVLFIISGYEARPGPARLLSWRPLVVTGRISYSLYLWHTLPIVLLSSNWLGLPSIAVGVIGIGIALAGTALSYHLLERPFLGSRGNELSVSRGPETASSARPRGAHRREPATAGAHSRREISRP from the coding sequence GTGCGGGCTCGCGTGGACCACCTGGACGGCATCCGTGGCATCGCCATCCTGGCCGTATGTGCGGTCCACTGGATCGGGCAGCGATTCCCTGCCTTCGAGGGTGGCTACATCGGAGTCGACCTCTTCTTCGTCCTCAGCGGCTTCATCATCACCACACTGCTCGTCAAGCGGGTGCCGCCGTACGGGCGCTTCCTACGGAACCGCGTACGACGGCTCTACCCACCGCTGGTCGGGACGCTGGTGGGCATCACCGCGCTGGCCTGGCTCCTACCCGACAGCGCCCTCTCGCCGGAGACGTCCCTGCGCCACGCCCTCGTGGCGGCGGTCCAGGCGTCCTCGCTGTGGATCACACTGGTGGGCACCCCGATCGACCCCTTCTCGATGACGTGGTCTCTCTCGGTGGAGTGGTACTTCTACCTGCTCTGGCCCCTGGCGGTGCTGCGGCTCCGCCGCATGCCGGCGGCGCGCGCCGCACACCTCGCGCTGCTCGCCGCCGGGGCTCTCTACCTCGTCGCGGCTGTCCAACCCGCCTGGTGGTTCTACTACGGCCCGCTGGCCCACACCGGTGAATTGCTGGTCGGCGCCGCGATCGCCTTTCCGCTGGCCCGGGGCTCGATCCCGAGGCTCCGGACCGGTGGGCGCCCGGCCCTGGTGGCCGCGTTCACGTTCGTCGCGCTGTGGACGGTGTTCGGCAGTGATCCTTACTCGCCGGCCTACCGCCTCGTCGCACTCCCGCTGACTGTCGGGTGTGCCGTGCTGTTCATCATCTCTGGCTACGAGGCCCGCCCGGGCCCGGCTCGGCTGCTGTCCTGGCGACCGCTGGTGGTGACCGGGCGGATCAGCTACAGCCTCTACCTCTGGCACACCCTCCCCATCGTGCTGCTGAGCAGCAACTGGCTCGGTCTGCCCAGCATCGCGGTCGGCGTGATCGGCATCGGTATCGCCCTGGCCGGCACCGCCCTCAGCTACCACCTGCTGGAACGGCCGTTCCTCGGGTCGCGCGGCAACGAGTTGTCGGTGAGCCGCGGGCCGGAAACGGCTTCGTCCGCCCGCCCCCGTGGCGCGCACCGGCGGGAGCCGGCCACCGCTGGCGCACACAGCCGCAGGGAGATCTCCCGCCCCTGA
- a CDS encoding DUF1062 domain-containing protein, translating into MCARKPVERCRRAPLACCPTRSSRQGRAVNRWRLDTGGPDHLDRDVIDVAVRFGARIPVRPTRLIADGFGLARAEVDRLITEGKSFRWPG; encoded by the coding sequence GTGTGCGCGCGAAAACCAGTGGAGCGGTGCCGCCGTGCGCCGTTAGCGTGCTGCCCAACCAGGTCGTCTAGGCAAGGACGTGCCGTCAACCGCTGGCGTCTCGACACCGGCGGACCGGATCACCTGGACCGGGACGTGATCGACGTCGCGGTCCGCTTCGGAGCACGGATCCCGGTCCGGCCGACACGACTGATCGCTGACGGTTTCGGTCTGGCGCGGGCTGAGGTCGACCGACTGATCACCGAGGGGAAATCGTTTCGGTGGCCCGGTTGA
- a CDS encoding Gfo/Idh/MocA family oxidoreductase has translation MAEELRVGLLGFGLAGRVFHAPLIAATPGLRLDAIVTRDPQRREQAGQLFPDARLVDDAEGFWRTPDDLDLVVVATPNRQHVPMARAALAAGLPVVVDKPLAATAAEGRALVDEATERGVPLTVFQNRRWDGDFLTARRLVEKGELGRVLRFESRFERFRPTIRPGWRELAGPEEAGGALFDLGAHLVDQAVQLFGRVDRVYAEVDRRRAGAAVDDDAFVALTHANGVHSHLWMGAMTAQLGPRLRVLGDRAGYTSYGLDVQEAALHDGGRPDQPGWGEVPPERYGMLGVDGDLRQVTTEPGSYQSFYTQVAAALRDGVPMPVDPRDSVYTVELIELAHRSAAEGAVLPVPAA, from the coding sequence ATGGCGGAGGAGCTGCGGGTTGGTCTGCTGGGGTTCGGGTTGGCGGGTCGGGTGTTCCACGCACCGCTGATCGCCGCGACGCCCGGGCTGCGGCTCGACGCCATCGTGACCCGCGATCCGCAGCGGCGCGAGCAGGCCGGGCAGCTCTTCCCGGACGCCCGCCTGGTCGACGACGCCGAAGGGTTCTGGCGTACGCCGGATGATCTGGACCTGGTCGTGGTGGCGACACCGAACCGGCAGCATGTGCCGATGGCGCGGGCGGCGCTCGCGGCCGGCCTGCCGGTCGTGGTGGACAAGCCGTTGGCCGCGACGGCCGCGGAGGGCCGCGCGCTGGTCGACGAGGCGACCGAGCGTGGGGTGCCGCTGACGGTGTTCCAGAACCGGCGCTGGGACGGTGACTTCCTGACCGCCCGCCGTCTGGTGGAGAAGGGCGAGTTGGGGCGGGTGCTGCGTTTCGAGTCCCGGTTCGAGCGCTTCCGTCCGACGATCAGGCCGGGTTGGCGGGAGCTGGCCGGGCCCGAGGAGGCCGGTGGCGCCCTCTTCGACCTGGGTGCCCACCTCGTCGACCAGGCGGTGCAGCTCTTCGGTCGGGTCGACCGCGTCTACGCCGAGGTGGACCGTCGCCGCGCGGGCGCGGCTGTCGATGACGACGCCTTCGTGGCCCTGACCCACGCCAACGGGGTGCACTCGCACCTGTGGATGGGCGCGATGACCGCCCAGCTCGGGCCCCGTCTGCGGGTGCTGGGCGACCGGGCCGGCTACACCAGTTACGGGCTGGACGTGCAGGAGGCGGCGCTGCACGACGGCGGCCGGCCGGACCAGCCGGGCTGGGGCGAGGTCCCGCCGGAGCGGTACGGCATGCTCGGCGTCGACGGTGATCTGCGGCAGGTGACCACCGAGCCCGGGTCGTACCAGAGCTTCTACACGCAGGTGGCGGCGGCGCTGCGCGACGGTGTGCCGATGCCGGTGGACCCCCGGGACTCGGTCTACACGGTCGAATTGATCGAGCTGGCGCACCGGTCGGCGGCCGAGGGCGCGGTGCTGCCGGTCCCGGCCGCCTGA
- a CDS encoding response regulator transcription factor, which translates to MPSLTRVVLAEDEVLLREGLVALLTRFDFTVCAAVGSAPELLDAAREHEPDLVLTDIRMPPGCRADGLRAAVALRAERPHLPVVVLSQYVQTGYAAALLDSGDGQRVGYLLKDRVAEVTEFVDTLRRVATGGTAIDPDVVRQLLHRPRDPLAALSAREREVLALLAEGRSNASIAARLHVTEAAVGKHVGNILLKLDLPPSDDTNRRVLAVLTYLRADPPA; encoded by the coding sequence GTGCCGTCGCTGACCCGGGTGGTGCTCGCCGAGGACGAGGTGCTGCTGCGGGAGGGCCTGGTCGCGCTGCTGACCCGCTTCGACTTCACGGTGTGCGCCGCCGTCGGCTCCGCGCCCGAGCTGCTGGATGCGGCCCGCGAGCACGAACCGGACCTGGTGCTGACCGACATCCGGATGCCACCCGGCTGCCGTGCCGACGGGTTGCGCGCCGCCGTCGCGTTACGCGCCGAGCGACCCCACCTGCCGGTCGTGGTGCTCAGCCAGTACGTGCAGACCGGGTACGCGGCGGCGCTGCTGGACAGCGGCGACGGCCAACGGGTGGGGTACCTGCTCAAGGACCGGGTGGCCGAGGTCACCGAGTTCGTCGACACGCTGCGTCGGGTCGCGACCGGCGGCACGGCCATCGACCCGGACGTCGTCCGGCAACTTCTGCACCGCCCGCGCGATCCGCTCGCCGCGCTCTCCGCCCGGGAACGCGAGGTGCTGGCGCTGCTGGCCGAGGGCCGGTCGAACGCGTCGATCGCCGCCCGGCTGCACGTCACCGAGGCGGCGGTGGGCAAGCACGTCGGCAACATCCTGCTGAAGCTCGACCTACCGCCCAGCGACGACACCAACCGCCGGGTGCTCGCGGTCCTCACCTACCTACGGGCCGACCCACCGGCCTGA
- a CDS encoding sensor histidine kinase has product MTPERPSHLSEALRRRDWLVCAWPWRALAYLVSTVPIAGVLAVGLLVIGAPLLAAVNGLLLHDRPPGVPLMLFLAVGSLSLLALAPIVSLPVAAVERWRLRLVDGRPLPPSPWPGLAARYRTAAGWREVAYLFWLGGVTPITYWVFVLLLVFDLGLITSPWLAGDPNEPVVIWQPIETSGEAVPYAIVGVLLLPVLCYAAGLIAAVQATAARWALAWPVDAAALREVARSRTRLVGAYEAERRRIERDLHDGAQPRLTSLTLQLGLARLDVPEDSPAARPLAVAHDQARGLMVMLRQLVHGIRPQSLTDLGLAGAAQELADASTVAVTVHADLDAELPEIVETTAYFVVSEALGNVVRHSGATRADVRLSRRGGDLVVEVSDDGRGGADPSLGTGLTGLADRVAAVDGRLLLSSPPGGPTLVRVELPCRR; this is encoded by the coding sequence ATGACCCCGGAACGTCCTTCGCACCTGTCCGAGGCGCTGCGTCGCCGCGACTGGCTGGTCTGTGCCTGGCCCTGGCGGGCGCTGGCCTACCTGGTCAGCACGGTGCCGATCGCGGGCGTGCTCGCCGTCGGGCTGCTCGTCATCGGCGCACCCCTGCTCGCCGCCGTCAACGGACTGCTGCTGCACGACCGGCCGCCGGGCGTTCCGCTCATGCTGTTCCTGGCGGTCGGCAGCCTCAGCCTGCTCGCGCTCGCGCCGATCGTCAGCCTCCCGGTGGCCGCCGTCGAGCGGTGGCGACTGCGGCTCGTGGACGGCCGCCCACTTCCCCCGTCGCCGTGGCCGGGCCTGGCCGCCCGGTACCGCACGGCCGCCGGGTGGCGGGAGGTGGCGTACCTGTTCTGGCTGGGCGGGGTCACCCCGATCACGTACTGGGTCTTCGTGTTGCTGCTGGTGTTCGACCTCGGGCTGATCACCAGCCCGTGGTTGGCCGGCGACCCGAACGAGCCGGTGGTGATCTGGCAGCCGATCGAGACCAGCGGGGAAGCCGTCCCGTACGCGATAGTGGGTGTGCTGCTCCTGCCGGTCCTCTGCTACGCGGCCGGTCTGATCGCCGCGGTCCAGGCCACCGCGGCCCGGTGGGCGCTGGCCTGGCCGGTCGACGCGGCGGCGTTGCGCGAGGTCGCCCGTTCCCGTACCCGCCTGGTCGGCGCGTACGAGGCCGAACGGCGCCGGATCGAGCGGGACCTGCACGACGGGGCGCAGCCGCGGCTGACCAGCCTCACCCTCCAGCTCGGCCTGGCCCGGTTGGACGTACCCGAGGACTCCCCCGCCGCCCGACCCCTCGCGGTGGCGCACGACCAGGCCCGGGGCCTGATGGTGATGCTGCGGCAACTGGTGCACGGCATCCGCCCGCAGAGCCTCACCGACCTCGGTCTGGCCGGCGCCGCACAGGAGTTGGCCGACGCGTCCACCGTCGCGGTCACCGTCCACGCCGACCTCGACGCCGAGCTACCGGAGATCGTCGAGACCACCGCGTACTTCGTGGTCTCCGAGGCGCTGGGCAACGTGGTCCGGCATTCCGGGGCGACCCGCGCGGACGTACGCCTCAGCCGGCGCGGCGGTGACCTGGTGGTCGAGGTGTCCGACGACGGCCGTGGCGGCGCCGACCCGAGCCTGGGTACGGGCCTGACCGGTCTCGCCGACCGGGTCGCCGCCGTGGACGGCCGGCTGCTGCTGTCGAGTCCGCCCGGCGGGCCTACCCTGGTCCGGGTGGAGCTGCCGTGCCGTCGCTGA
- a CDS encoding TetR/AcrR family transcriptional regulator C-terminal domain-containing protein, protein MASERKATADPARSLAILWRTREPASRSAGPGLSVDRIVRTATDIADVEGLDALTMRRVGEALGVGTMSVYTYVPGKAELVAVMIDSAYGEMPRPAVEGDWRARLERVARDNLALYQRHPWMLRAETTRPVLGPHLLAKYDHELGAVADIGLTDVEMDAVLTLVLGHVKSAARAASEVVDLERETGMTDGQWWQSHAPWLETFMTADAYPTASRVGTAAGQQHGAAYGPEYAFEFGLQRVLDGISVVVAERATAG, encoded by the coding sequence ATGGCGAGTGAGCGCAAGGCGACAGCGGACCCGGCCCGAAGTCTGGCCATCCTCTGGCGCACCAGGGAACCAGCCAGCCGCAGCGCCGGGCCCGGGCTCAGCGTCGACCGGATCGTCCGGACCGCGACCGACATCGCCGACGTGGAAGGGCTCGACGCGTTGACCATGCGTCGGGTCGGCGAGGCGTTGGGCGTCGGCACCATGTCGGTCTACACCTACGTGCCAGGCAAGGCCGAGCTCGTCGCCGTGATGATCGACAGCGCGTACGGCGAGATGCCGCGCCCTGCCGTCGAGGGCGACTGGCGGGCCCGGCTGGAACGGGTCGCCCGCGACAACCTGGCGCTCTACCAGCGGCATCCGTGGATGCTGCGGGCCGAGACGACCCGACCGGTGCTCGGCCCGCACCTGCTGGCGAAGTACGACCACGAGCTCGGCGCGGTCGCCGACATCGGGCTCACCGACGTCGAGATGGACGCGGTGCTCACCCTCGTGCTCGGCCACGTGAAGAGCGCGGCGCGGGCCGCCTCGGAGGTGGTCGACCTGGAGCGCGAGACCGGCATGACCGACGGTCAGTGGTGGCAGTCGCACGCGCCCTGGCTGGAGACCTTCATGACGGCCGACGCCTACCCGACCGCCTCCCGGGTCGGCACCGCGGCGGGCCAACAGCACGGTGCCGCGTACGGCCCGGAGTACGCCTTCGAGTTCGGTCTGCAACGCGTCCTCGACGGGATCTCGGTGGTGGTCGCCGAGCGGGCGACCGCCGGCTAG
- a CDS encoding helix-turn-helix transcriptional regulator, which translates to MSTAGPLGEYLRARRELIGPGDVGLPAHGRRRVPGLRREEAALLAGISADYYLRLEQGRDRHPSAQVLDALARALLLDAEATAHLHRLGGPAPARRPARRPERVPAGVRQLVGSWTETPAFVHGRHLDVLFANPLATALAPIFTSGVNLLRAVFLDPSVPALYPALTAVAANAVAGLRAQVGPEMDDPRLTELVDELTAGSERFRRLWARHDVGARAGGGLRVFQHPQVGELELRYEKFTISGTTQSLVVYHAEPGSPSARTLARLAPTAVPR; encoded by the coding sequence ATGAGCACGGCCGGCCCGCTCGGCGAGTACCTGCGTGCCCGGCGCGAGCTGATCGGGCCGGGCGACGTCGGGCTGCCCGCGCACGGCCGTCGGCGGGTGCCCGGCCTGCGGCGTGAGGAGGCGGCTCTGCTCGCCGGCATCAGCGCCGACTACTACCTGCGGTTGGAGCAGGGCCGGGACCGGCACCCGTCGGCGCAGGTGCTCGACGCGCTGGCCCGGGCGCTGCTGCTGGACGCGGAGGCCACGGCCCATCTGCACCGCCTGGGCGGTCCGGCCCCGGCCCGCCGTCCGGCGCGACGGCCGGAGCGGGTGCCGGCGGGAGTCCGGCAACTGGTCGGGTCGTGGACCGAGACACCGGCGTTCGTGCACGGCCGGCATCTGGATGTGCTCTTCGCCAACCCGCTGGCGACCGCGTTGGCACCCATCTTCACGAGCGGGGTGAACCTGCTACGCGCGGTCTTCCTGGACCCGAGCGTGCCGGCGCTCTACCCCGCCCTGACGGCCGTCGCGGCGAACGCGGTGGCCGGACTGCGTGCGCAGGTCGGCCCCGAGATGGACGACCCACGCCTCACCGAGCTGGTCGACGAGCTGACCGCCGGCAGCGAACGGTTTCGACGGTTGTGGGCACGGCACGACGTCGGCGCCCGGGCGGGCGGTGGACTGCGGGTGTTCCAGCATCCACAGGTGGGTGAGTTGGAGCTGCGCTACGAGAAGTTCACGATCAGCGGCACCACCCAGTCGCTGGTCGTCTACCACGCCGAGCCGGGCAGCCCGTCGGCGCGCACCCTGGCCCGGCTGGCCCCGACCGCGGTGCCGCGCTAG
- a CDS encoding low temperature requirement protein A: protein MTNGFAGRLLQRRENPRRTSFLELFFDLASIFALTRLSRALLDDVTVAGGIQTLIMLAALWWVWFVTAWSADWFDPRAPLIVVLLLWVMFGGLLMASAVPTAFDSHALVFAVAYVAIHLGRGALLLPALRGHPLQVRSARVAIWFAISGVLWIVGAVVAPAREILWALALLLEYALARLRWPLPWLGRSTWPDLQVNGEHLSERYQQIFIIALGELILIAGVTYSDSGLDRESTLAFALAFVTAVALARLYLVPAGTRLGAAIVAAGPPGSKLALTAGYLHLVMIGGVLATSVAMEMTIDDPGIRDQGQLAVGVIGPALFLTARILLAAAVDSGLPWARLIGVPALIVAGLATWNLPQLVSSAVVAGVLLLIVLVDAMPIPWRVAERADAASRQQG from the coding sequence ATGACGAACGGGTTTGCCGGTCGGCTGCTCCAGCGACGCGAGAACCCCCGCCGGACGTCGTTCCTGGAACTCTTCTTCGACCTGGCGTCCATCTTCGCGCTGACCCGGCTGTCCCGGGCGTTGCTCGACGACGTCACCGTGGCTGGTGGCATCCAGACGCTGATCATGCTGGCGGCGCTCTGGTGGGTGTGGTTCGTGACGGCGTGGTCGGCGGACTGGTTCGACCCGCGTGCCCCGCTGATCGTCGTACTCCTGCTCTGGGTGATGTTCGGCGGCCTGCTGATGGCCTCCGCCGTGCCCACCGCGTTCGACTCGCACGCACTGGTGTTCGCCGTCGCCTACGTCGCCATCCACCTGGGCCGGGGCGCGCTGTTGCTCCCGGCGCTGCGGGGGCATCCGCTGCAGGTACGGAGCGCGCGGGTGGCGATCTGGTTCGCGATCTCCGGCGTGCTCTGGATCGTCGGGGCGGTCGTCGCCCCGGCCCGGGAGATCCTCTGGGCGCTCGCCCTGTTGCTGGAGTACGCCCTCGCACGACTGCGTTGGCCCTTGCCGTGGCTCGGGCGCAGCACCTGGCCCGACCTCCAGGTGAACGGGGAGCATCTCTCCGAGCGCTACCAACAGATCTTCATCATCGCGTTGGGTGAGCTGATCCTGATCGCCGGCGTGACGTACAGCGATTCTGGTCTGGACCGGGAGAGCACCCTGGCGTTCGCCCTGGCGTTCGTGACCGCGGTGGCTCTCGCCCGTCTCTACCTGGTGCCCGCCGGCACGCGGCTCGGGGCCGCCATCGTGGCGGCCGGGCCGCCCGGCAGCAAGCTGGCGCTGACGGCCGGCTACCTGCACCTGGTCATGATCGGAGGGGTCCTCGCCACCTCGGTCGCGATGGAGATGACGATCGACGATCCCGGCATCCGCGACCAGGGACAACTGGCCGTGGGCGTGATCGGTCCCGCGCTGTTCCTGACCGCCCGGATCCTGCTCGCGGCCGCGGTCGACAGCGGCCTGCCCTGGGCGCGCCTGATCGGCGTGCCGGCCCTCATCGTGGCCGGGCTGGCGACCTGGAACCTCCCGCAGCTGGTCAGCAGCGCGGTCGTCGCCGGGGTGTTGCTGCTGATCGTCCTGGTCGACGCGATGCCCATACCGTGGCGGGTTGCCGAACGGGCCGACGCGGCCAGCCGGCAGCAGGGGTAG